The following are from one region of the Bos mutus isolate GX-2022 chromosome 18, NWIPB_WYAK_1.1, whole genome shotgun sequence genome:
- the FBL gene encoding rRNA 2'-O-methyltransferase fibrillarin: protein MKPGFSPRGGGFGGRGGFGDRGGRGGGRGGFGGGRGGFGGGRGRGGGGGGFRGRGRGGGGRGGGFQSGGNRGRGRGGKKGNPSGKNVMVEPHRHEGVFICRGKEDALVTKNLVPGESVYGEKRVSISEGDDKIEYRAWNPFRSKLAAAILGGVDQIHIKPGAKVLYLGAASGTTVSHVSDIVGPDGLVYAVEFSHRSGRDLINLAKKRTNIIPVIEDARHPHKYRMLIAMVDVIFADVAQPDQTRIVALNAHTFLRNGGHFVISIKANCIDSTASAEAVFASEVKKMQQENMKPQEQLTLEPYERDHAVVVGVYRPPPKVKN, encoded by the exons ATGAAACCAG GGTTCAGCCCCCGCGGGGGTGGCTTCGGTGGCCGCGGTGGCTTTGGTGACCGCGGAGGTCGCGGTGGTGGCCGCGGAGGCTTCGGCGGGGGCCGAGGAGGCTTCGGCGGAGGCCGAGGTCgcggtggaggaggaggaggcttcAGGGGCCGTGGacgaggagggggaggaagag GTGGCGGGTTCCAGTCTGGTGGCAACCGGGGTCGTGGTcggggaggaaagaaaggaaacccGTCGGGGAAGAATGTGATGGTAGAGCCCCATCGACATGAGG GCGTCTTCATTTGTCGAGGAAAGGAAGATGCACTGGTCACCAAGAACCTGGTCCCTGGGGAATCCGTTTACGGAGAGAAGAGAGTCTCGATTTCG GAGGGAGATGACAAAATTGAGTACCGTGCCTGGAACCCTTTCCGTTCCAAGCTGGCAGCGGCGATCCTGGGTGGGGTGGACCAGATCCACATCAAGCCGGGGGCCAAGGTCCTCTACCTCGGGGCTGCCTCGGGCACCACCGTCTCCCACGTCTCTGATATCGTCGGCCCA GACGGTCTGGTCTATGCAGTTGAGTTCTCCCACCGTTCTGGCCGTGACCTCATTAACTTGGCCAAGAAGCGGACCAACATTATTCCTGTCATTGAAGACGCTCGGCACCCACACAAATACCGCATGCTCATCG CAATGGTGGATGTGATCTTTGCTGACGTGGCCCAGCCAGACCAGACCCGGATTGTAGCCCTGAATGCCCACACCTTCCTGCGTAATGGAGGACACTTTGTGATTTCCATTAAG GCTAATTGCATTGACTCCACAGCTTCCgcagaggctgtctttgcctctGAAGTGAAAAAGATGCAGCAAGAGAACATGAAGCCCCAGGAGCAGCTGACCCTAGAGCCGTACGAAAGAGACCATGCTGTGGTCGTGGGTGTGTACAG GCCACCTCccaaagtgaagaactga